The following coding sequences lie in one Metallumcola ferriviriculae genomic window:
- a CDS encoding phosphatidylglycerophosphatase A family protein produces MKKATNLLASRGVYLYQIGDIVFHLQQPYLSSLTKDQCLEAVEKVLEKREVQYAIFTGVALDVLAEQGALPQPLQDIVSRDEPLYGLDEVLAMGITNIYGTIGITSFGYLDKEKTGVIGQLNDNKKNKVNTFLDDLIAGIAAAASAKLAHGAKNNQREKGSKDIDSE; encoded by the coding sequence GTGAAAAAAGCGACTAATTTGTTAGCTAGCCGAGGGGTTTACCTGTATCAAATCGGCGATATCGTTTTTCACCTGCAGCAGCCTTATTTATCTTCTCTTACTAAGGATCAATGCCTTGAAGCGGTGGAAAAGGTATTGGAAAAACGAGAAGTACAATACGCCATTTTTACCGGCGTTGCTTTGGATGTATTGGCCGAGCAGGGGGCCTTACCCCAACCCCTTCAAGATATAGTTTCTCGGGATGAACCACTTTACGGTTTGGATGAGGTGTTGGCTATGGGTATTACCAATATTTATGGTACCATCGGCATTACCAGTTTCGGCTATTTGGATAAGGAAAAGACCGGGGTTATCGGGCAGTTAAATGATAACAAAAAAAATAAAGTGAATACTTTTTTAGATGACCTGATAGCTGGTATCGCTGCTGCCGCATCGGCTAAATTGGCCCATGGTGCAAAAAACAATCAAAGGGAAAAGGGCAGTAAAGATATAGATAGCGAATAA
- the coaD gene encoding pantetheine-phosphate adenylyltransferase, with the protein MTIAVYPGTFDPVTNGHLDIIKRAGSLFDELIIAVAADNYKNTLFSLEERAELLTQVTESMDNTTVIPFNGLLMHFVKDNGASIIIRGLRAVSDFEYEFQMSLMNKKLAGDVETLFLMTASEYSFLSSSIIKQASSMGGCIRGLVPPVVEKALQEKYKLNICE; encoded by the coding sequence GTGACTATTGCAGTCTATCCAGGTACTTTTGATCCGGTTACCAACGGGCATCTGGATATTATCAAAAGGGCTGGAAGTTTATTTGACGAGCTGATAATTGCAGTTGCTGCTGATAATTATAAAAACACATTATTTTCTTTAGAGGAACGTGCTGAGTTATTAACCCAAGTCACTGAATCTATGGATAACACCACAGTGATACCGTTTAATGGGTTGCTAATGCATTTTGTAAAGGATAATGGAGCTAGTATCATTATTCGAGGTCTTCGCGCAGTATCAGACTTTGAATATGAATTTCAGATGTCTCTGATGAATAAAAAACTTGCTGGTGATGTGGAAACCTTATTTTTAATGACTGCCAGTGAGTATTCATTTTTAAGTTCTAGTATTATCAAACAAGCGTCGTCTATGGGCGGCTGCATTCGTGGTCTAGTGCCGCCGGTAGTTGAGAAGGCCTTGCAAGAGAAATATAAGCTTAATATATGTGAGTAG